The following proteins are encoded in a genomic region of Lachnospiraceae bacterium KM106-2:
- a CDS encoding membrane protein, which yields MKYLLRKKKITAICFLIFLAVFSIGNAVKELGKVTDTLKSETISVTSLGDTISKVESSINENMLGRYHFIEAFGYVQKLLDKNEINNFEVVKDQQGKLHYTYFTDKINDTTDLAGRMSNLQKRIKDKNCKLLYVMPPDKYIDGYTKFPTGIPYSMANQTADSFLKKLKAAGIDSIDFRNYLKESGIKMQDVFFNTDHHWKIQTAFWASSVFFEQLEKRYGEKIEKESYYSDLKNYNQITYANSFLGSMGRKIGRYYAGADDFTLIYPKFATNYQFDLHVGKGMKLTGRFEEALLATPVTRQTENPFDTDMYMTYMYGNQDFAHIQNKDNKGKGLNICIIKDSFAVPFAAFSSLRCDNVYLIDPRYYSKSIEKFINQTDLDYVIVMFSPQDLVDEFFTFGK from the coding sequence ATGAAATATCTATTAAGAAAAAAGAAGATTACAGCAATCTGTTTCTTGATTTTTCTTGCTGTATTCTCCATAGGAAATGCAGTAAAAGAACTGGGAAAGGTGACAGATACCTTAAAGTCAGAAACGATCAGTGTTACAAGCTTAGGAGATACCATTAGTAAGGTAGAGTCTTCTATCAATGAAAATATGTTAGGCCGTTATCATTTTATTGAAGCATTTGGTTATGTTCAGAAATTGTTAGATAAGAATGAAATAAATAATTTCGAGGTAGTAAAGGATCAGCAGGGAAAGTTACATTATACTTATTTTACGGATAAGATTAATGATACAACGGATCTGGCAGGCAGGATGTCTAATTTACAAAAGAGGATCAAGGATAAGAACTGCAAGTTATTATATGTGATGCCTCCAGATAAATATATTGATGGTTATACCAAATTTCCAACAGGAATTCCTTATAGTATGGCAAATCAGACAGCGGACAGTTTCTTAAAGAAGTTAAAGGCAGCAGGTATTGATTCCATTGATTTTCGCAATTACTTAAAGGAAAGCGGAATAAAAATGCAGGATGTATTTTTTAATACCGATCATCATTGGAAGATACAGACAGCCTTCTGGGCATCTTCCGTTTTCTTTGAACAACTAGAAAAGCGTTACGGAGAGAAGATTGAAAAAGAATCTTATTATAGTGATCTGAAGAATTATAATCAGATTACTTATGCAAATAGCTTTTTAGGTTCCATGGGAAGAAAAATCGGAAGATATTATGCAGGAGCGGATGATTTTACCTTGATCTATCCAAAGTTTGCAACTAATTATCAGTTTGATCTGCATGTGGGGAAAGGGATGAAGCTCACAGGGCGATTTGAAGAAGCTCTACTCGCAACTCCAGTTACCAGACAGACAGAGAATCCATTTGATACCGATATGTATATGACATATATGTATGGAAATCAAGATTTTGCACATATTCAAAATAAAGATAATAAAGGAAAAGGTTTAAATATTTGTATCATTAAGGATTCCTTTGCAGTGCCATTTGCAGCATTTTCTTCGTTGCGCTGTGATAATGTGTATCTGATCGATCCTAGATATTATTCCAAGTCCATTGAGAAATTTATTAATCAAACGGATTTAGATTATGTGATCGTAATGTTTTCGCCACAGGATTTAGTAGATGAATTCTTTACATTCGGGAAATAA
- a CDS encoding lipase/acylhydrolase family protein — protein MEKVILFQGDSITDGNRLKGKENEWDLNHQMGHGYAYIINALLGEKYPEKYYKFYNRGITANRIVDIYGRWVEDSIQMKPDILSVLAGINDCWFTVHEKSGSSPERFKKIYRLMLEESLEANPDLKIVLCEPFILPVGDVKKEFDLWKGLVTPLQEKVRELSEEFHTVFVPLQDKFNELCEVREPSYWIWDGMHPTVCGHQVLAKQWLECTKDIL, from the coding sequence ATGGAGAAGGTTATTTTATTTCAAGGGGATTCCATCACTGACGGTAACCGGCTGAAGGGAAAAGAAAATGAATGGGACCTTAATCATCAGATGGGACATGGCTATGCATATATCATCAATGCATTATTAGGAGAAAAATATCCAGAGAAATACTATAAATTCTATAATAGAGGAATTACAGCCAATCGTATCGTCGATATCTATGGTAGATGGGTTGAAGACTCTATTCAGATGAAACCAGATATTCTAAGTGTATTGGCAGGGATTAACGATTGTTGGTTTACCGTACATGAGAAATCAGGTTCTAGTCCAGAGCGATTTAAAAAAATATATCGTCTGATGTTAGAAGAATCACTGGAAGCCAATCCTGATTTGAAGATTGTTCTTTGTGAACCATTTATTCTGCCGGTTGGTGATGTGAAGAAAGAATTCGATTTATGGAAAGGGTTAGTCACACCATTACAGGAAAAGGTTCGGGAATTATCAGAGGAGTTTCATACGGTATTTGTTCCACTACAGGATAAATTTAATGAGCTTTGTGAAGTGAGAGAGCCATCTTACTGGATTTGGGATGGAATGCATCCTACCGTATGTGGACATCAAGTGTTAGCCAAACAGTGGCTGGAGTGCACGAAGGATATTTTATAG
- a CDS encoding transcriptional regulator: MNINLEYYKIFYYVGKYGSFTLAAEHLCISQPAVSQAIKLLESNLRSKLFIRIPKGVKLTKEGEVLYKYIQRGYEYIMMGESTFQKMIDLENGEIRIGASDMTLEFYLLPYLERFHEKYPKIKVTVTNAPTPSTLEYLYQGKIDFGIVSTPFDAKPEVQKTKVKEIHDIFVAGNKFLSLKNRTLQYSDLEKHPIICLENNTSTRKYMDRYLGENKVNLVPEFELATSDMIVQFVKRNLGIGCVVSDFAQSYMKRGEIFPLMFNQKIPPRHFCVITSDKNPISTAAKELLNMMLEEVKDREE, from the coding sequence ATGAATATAAATTTAGAATATTATAAGATATTTTATTATGTAGGAAAGTATGGGAGTTTCACTTTGGCAGCAGAGCATCTTTGTATCAGCCAGCCAGCCGTATCCCAGGCGATCAAACTTCTAGAGAGTAATCTGAGAAGTAAGTTGTTTATTCGAATTCCCAAAGGAGTCAAGTTGACCAAAGAGGGAGAAGTGCTTTATAAGTACATTCAGCGTGGATATGAGTATATTATGATGGGGGAGAGCACCTTCCAGAAGATGATCGATCTGGAAAATGGTGAGATCCGCATCGGGGCATCTGATATGACATTGGAATTCTACTTATTGCCATATTTGGAGCGATTCCATGAAAAATATCCAAAGATTAAAGTTACGGTAACGAATGCGCCTACCCCATCTACGCTAGAGTATTTATATCAAGGTAAAATTGATTTTGGTATTGTAAGTACTCCGTTTGATGCGAAGCCGGAAGTTCAGAAGACGAAGGTAAAAGAGATTCACGATATCTTTGTTGCGGGAAACAAATTCCTTTCTTTGAAGAATCGTACGTTACAGTACAGCGACTTGGAGAAACATCCGATCATCTGTCTTGAGAATAATACAAGTACAAGAAAGTATATGGATCGTTATTTGGGAGAAAATAAAGTGAATCTGGTACCTGAATTTGAACTGGCAACTTCCGATATGATTGTCCAGTTTGTAAAAAGAAATCTGGGCATTGGATGTGTAGTATCGGATTTTGCCCAAAGCTATATGAAACGAGGAGAAATCTTTCCTCTTATGTTCAATCAAAAGATTCCTCCAAGACATTTTTGTGTGATCACCAGCGATAAGAATCCGATTTCTACAGCGGCGAAAGAACTTCTTAACATGATGTTAGAAGAGGTAAAGGACAGGGAGGAATAA